From Solidesulfovibrio carbinoliphilus subsp. oakridgensis, the proteins below share one genomic window:
- a CDS encoding M23 family metallopeptidase, with translation MKKLVFIAFLILALAGGAAGYFFLTDNVRPVIALSPDNDVAAPKREFTLTLGDAGSGLKNVKVTVSQGDKQITLADQSYATPVKEAVEKFSLEPAGLKDGPFTLSITATDRSIANFGAGNTVRIEKQLTLDTIPPRIEVTSLAHNVRQGGVGAVSFNLSEDCESAGVLVGDELYPAYKLENGKYFGFYVFPYDMDPKTFVPKVKAVDKAGNAAIMSFRYQAIPRKFRDDKLNISDNFLESKMPQYYNTITDTRDNLQIYLRVNNDIRRQNAVFLHELALKTAPAMLWDRKAFLRLPNAAPRAGFGDHRTYFYQGKEIDQQTHMGVDLASLEGAPVPAANSGKVAFTGFLGIYGETVIIDHGLGLQTLYAHLRQIDVKEGQDIKKGEILGRTGVSGLAAGDHLHFGVLVFGHETSPIEWWDQHWIDDNILNKL, from the coding sequence ATGAAGAAACTTGTTTTTATCGCTTTCCTGATCCTGGCGCTGGCCGGCGGCGCGGCCGGCTACTTTTTCCTGACGGACAACGTGCGGCCGGTGATCGCGCTTTCCCCGGACAACGACGTGGCCGCTCCCAAGCGCGAGTTCACCCTGACCCTGGGCGACGCCGGGTCGGGACTCAAAAACGTCAAGGTGACCGTCAGCCAGGGCGACAAGCAGATCACCCTGGCCGACCAGTCCTACGCCACGCCGGTCAAGGAGGCGGTGGAGAAGTTCTCCCTCGAGCCGGCCGGCCTCAAGGACGGCCCCTTCACCCTGTCCATCACGGCCACGGACCGGTCCATCGCCAATTTCGGGGCCGGCAACACGGTCCGGATCGAAAAGCAGCTGACGCTCGACACCATCCCGCCGCGCATCGAGGTGACGAGCCTGGCCCACAACGTGCGCCAGGGAGGCGTTGGCGCGGTGTCGTTCAACCTGAGCGAGGACTGCGAGTCTGCGGGCGTCCTGGTCGGCGACGAACTCTACCCGGCCTATAAGCTCGAAAACGGCAAGTATTTCGGCTTCTACGTCTTTCCCTACGACATGGACCCGAAGACCTTCGTGCCCAAGGTCAAGGCCGTGGACAAGGCGGGGAACGCGGCCATCATGTCGTTTCGCTACCAGGCCATCCCGAGGAAGTTCCGCGACGACAAGCTCAACATCTCGGACAATTTCCTCGAATCCAAGATGCCGCAGTACTACAACACCATCACCGATACCCGGGACAACCTGCAGATCTACCTGCGGGTCAACAACGACATCCGCCGCCAGAACGCGGTCTTTCTCCACGAACTGGCGCTCAAAACCGCACCGGCCATGCTCTGGGACAGGAAGGCCTTCCTGCGCCTGCCAAACGCCGCGCCACGGGCCGGCTTCGGCGACCACCGGACCTACTTCTACCAGGGCAAGGAAATCGACCAGCAGACCCACATGGGCGTGGATCTGGCCTCGCTCGAAGGCGCGCCCGTGCCGGCGGCCAACTCCGGCAAGGTGGCCTTCACCGGCTTTCTCGGCATCTACGGCGAGACCGTCATCATCGACCATGGCCTCGGGCTCCAGACCCTCTACGCCCACCTGCGCCAGATCGACGTGAAGGAAGGCCAGGACATCAAAAAGGGCGAGATCCTCGGCCGGACCGGCGTCAGCGGCCTGGCCGCCGGCGACCACCTCCACTTCGGCGTCCTGGTCTTCGGGCACGAGACCTCGCCCATCGAGTGGTGGGACCAGCACTGGATCGACGACAATATCCTGAACAAGTTGTAG
- a CDS encoding mechanosensitive ion channel family protein, whose amino-acid sequence MPRSFARCAVPLVLFCLLAACGPGPASAQAENPALWRSIADGLREGIGIKRQELDRIERLLPGEKAALAEALSRVSGRLDQLLLLRGVAGETPWASRTLLMVLNDLSRAVSRACGPLADIEDAFARTKQEYATLRQIRARNASREYADLINEELAGPGHDFKALKHAVDALKEDVDAALAQATTLAADIEAARADEIRRFLDVFAAAYFASSGSLLRPVGLAQAVDDLREWLDAAPRFWGPIMAWTDWKTFAAVAVLDFAGIVAGLWAFAGRWPALGGEARPGLVWLAAGLALALARYAVLFGANQFTSLLWVLAVSRGLTLLLRRDRTLPILFGCFLAATALDAANLPGSATGLLWPAVAAPAIWRLRAAGLGRSAAVWVLAATAAAAILGFGPQAVMAGQALFMLHLTMGLSNAIQGGLVCVATRRERSLACLVGPLAVTVLATFYVAWVLMFMGGPGLMDHVFTMTVRVGQATVSLDALAGLFLSFFLLRLAQAWFQRALGLIHLRGRPLEPGLIHTVGAGFSYLTWVLFLLFALRLFEVPLGSLTWIVSGLSVGIGFGLKDIVNNFISGLIIMFGGAVKKGDIIQQGKNLGEVVDLSVRNTIMRTLDNTTVIIPNSSFLRGEIVNLSYQDATLRLTIPVTVAPGTKIKKVRKILLAVAREHADVLKKPPPEVMLRGIGRSGLEFDLYVWIKNFMKKFQVQSELAIAIDQQFQDNRILVAFQGVKMKYKPKGTEAMQLEAMREELRQKRAGVFGRMRRLRRVHARRRWPAPPPAPAPEE is encoded by the coding sequence ATGCCGAGGTCCTTTGCCCGTTGCGCCGTTCCGCTTGTCCTTTTCTGCCTGCTCGCCGCCTGCGGCCCGGGTCCGGCCTCGGCCCAGGCCGAGAATCCGGCGCTGTGGCGTTCCATTGCCGACGGGCTCCGGGAAGGCATCGGCATCAAGCGCCAGGAGCTCGACCGCATCGAGCGGCTCCTGCCCGGGGAGAAGGCCGCCCTGGCCGAGGCCCTGTCGCGGGTGAGCGGCCGGCTGGACCAGCTCTTGCTCCTTCGGGGTGTGGCCGGGGAAACGCCCTGGGCCTCGCGCACGCTCCTTATGGTCTTAAACGACCTGTCCCGGGCCGTGTCCAGGGCCTGCGGGCCCCTTGCGGACATCGAGGACGCCTTTGCCCGCACCAAGCAGGAATACGCCACCCTGCGCCAGATCCGGGCCAGGAACGCCAGCCGGGAATACGCCGACCTCATAAACGAGGAACTGGCCGGGCCGGGCCACGATTTCAAGGCGCTCAAACACGCGGTGGACGCCCTCAAAGAGGACGTGGACGCCGCCCTGGCCCAGGCCACGACGCTAGCCGCCGATATCGAGGCCGCCCGCGCCGACGAAATCCGCCGCTTCCTCGATGTCTTCGCCGCCGCCTATTTCGCCTCGTCCGGGTCCCTGCTCCGCCCCGTGGGCCTGGCCCAGGCGGTGGACGACCTCCGGGAATGGCTGGACGCGGCTCCCCGGTTCTGGGGGCCGATCATGGCCTGGACCGACTGGAAGACGTTTGCCGCCGTGGCGGTCCTGGACTTTGCCGGCATCGTGGCCGGCCTTTGGGCCTTTGCCGGACGGTGGCCGGCCCTTGGCGGCGAGGCCCGGCCGGGGCTGGTCTGGCTGGCCGCCGGCCTGGCCCTGGCCCTGGCCCGCTATGCGGTCCTTTTCGGCGCCAACCAGTTCACCTCGCTCCTGTGGGTCCTGGCCGTCAGCCGGGGCCTGACCCTCCTTTTGCGGCGCGACCGGACGCTGCCGATCCTTTTCGGCTGTTTCCTGGCCGCAACGGCCCTGGACGCCGCCAACCTGCCAGGTTCGGCGACGGGCCTCCTGTGGCCGGCCGTGGCCGCGCCGGCCATCTGGCGGCTGCGGGCCGCGGGCCTTGGCCGGTCGGCGGCCGTCTGGGTCCTCGCGGCCACGGCCGCAGCCGCCATCCTCGGCTTCGGTCCCCAGGCCGTCATGGCCGGGCAGGCCCTTTTCATGCTCCACCTGACCATGGGCCTGTCAAACGCCATCCAGGGCGGCCTGGTCTGCGTGGCCACCCGGCGCGAGCGTTCCCTGGCCTGCCTGGTCGGCCCGCTGGCCGTCACGGTCCTGGCCACGTTCTACGTGGCCTGGGTCCTCATGTTCATGGGCGGACCCGGGCTCATGGACCACGTCTTCACCATGACCGTGCGGGTCGGCCAGGCCACGGTCTCCCTTGACGCCCTGGCCGGCCTTTTCCTCTCCTTTTTCCTCCTGCGCCTGGCCCAGGCCTGGTTCCAGCGGGCCCTGGGCCTCATCCACCTGCGGGGAAGGCCCCTGGAACCGGGACTGATCCATACCGTGGGCGCGGGCTTTTCCTATCTGACCTGGGTCCTTTTCCTCCTGTTCGCCCTGCGCCTGTTCGAGGTGCCGCTCGGCAGCCTGACCTGGATCGTAAGCGGCCTGTCGGTCGGCATCGGCTTCGGGCTCAAGGACATCGTCAACAACTTCATAAGCGGGCTCATCATCATGTTCGGCGGGGCGGTCAAAAAGGGCGACATCATCCAGCAGGGGAAAAACCTCGGCGAAGTGGTGGACCTGTCGGTGCGAAACACCATCATGCGCACCCTCGACAACACCACGGTCATCATCCCCAATTCGAGCTTCCTGCGCGGCGAGATCGTGAACCTGTCCTACCAGGACGCCACCTTGCGCCTGACCATCCCGGTGACCGTGGCCCCGGGCACCAAGATCAAAAAGGTGCGCAAGATCCTCCTGGCCGTGGCCAGGGAGCATGCCGACGTCCTCAAGAAACCGCCCCCGGAGGTCATGCTGCGGGGAATCGGCCGGTCCGGGCTCGAATTCGACCTCTATGTCTGGATCAAGAACTTCATGAAGAAATTCCAGGTCCAGTCCGAACTGGCCATTGCCATTGACCAGCAGTTCCAGGACAACAGGATCCTGGTCGCCTTCCAGGGGGTGAAGATGAAATACAAGCCCAAGGGCACCGAGGCCATGCAGCTGGAGGCCATGCGCGAGGAACTGCGCCAGAAGCGGGCCGGGGTGTTCGGCAGGATGCGCCGGCTGCGCCGGGTCCACGCCAGACGCCGGTGGCCGGCCCCGCCGCCCGCCCCGGCCCCGGAGGAATGA